The Methanobacteriaceae archaeon genomic interval ATTCAGTATAAAAATCTAATACGTCTAATAACTTGAATTAATCCATCATATTATCGTATTACAAAGTATAAAATAGATACAATCATTAAAAATATAATTATGCTCTACCCTACTTATACTATACTTCTATATTGTTTTAATAGGTAATTGATTAGGATTTAATTAATTTAAGAGAAATTTAAGAGCTTTAGATTTTGATCAAAGCCTTTCTAGGCTCTACACAACAGCAAGGCCTCATGGAAACAATCCTCACTCCACTAGCCCTTTGAGGCCCAATTTTTACAAAAGACCCTAAAGCCGTTGAACCTCCCCCCAGTCCAAGTGGGCCAACTTGAGTCCCATTAAGAGAATTTGTAATGTAATTTTCAATTTCAGACTGTTTATTTAAGTTCCCATAAGCCATTGCTTTAATCATTAAAGATGTTGCTTCAAAATGAGTCCTGCCAATGCCCACTGCCGGGATGCATGGAGTGCAACCTAACATTGGAACCTCTGATTTGAACCATGTTACAACTTCCTCAAATACTTTTCTATTATCCCGCTTATGGAAAACTCTATAAGTACTGGCTCTTATTTCTGGCCCACCACCTAACATTAAAATATGAATTTTGGTTTGCTTTCCGGGAATAGAATCCATTAAGATTGCAGGTGAGATTAGTTTTCCCGGATCTTCAAATAGGCCTTGAGTTTGTTCAATTCGCTGAATATCATTCCCTTTAACTGCCATGGGCCTTGCAGGGAGCTTCTGTAATCCAAGTTCAATACCGGATTCAATATCCTTTAAAAAAGCAACGGGAAGTTCTGAATCATCTCCCAATTCAATTAAAACATGAGGAATCCCAGTATCATCACATAAAGGCCTTTTTGCAGCCTCAGCAATTTTTGCATTTTCCATAAGGATATTTAAAACCCAAGCAGCATTTTCATTAGTCTCTTTAGAAAGTGCCATTTCATAGGCATCTATCTGATCAGGGCGATAAGTTGTGCTGGCCTCAATGACCGCTTCCTTCACTTTATTAATCAAATCCATGTACTCGTTCCTTAAAAAATATTATACTTAAAAATATTATAATTTAAAAACTTAGATATTGCTTTAATGTTTTTAATTTTCGATATTATATTCACATTATATTATAATTAAGGTATAATGTGACAAAAATATTTTTTTTAATCTATTACCTCAAAACAGGTATCGCCAGATCAGATGGGCCCTTACCAGACATTTTAGCTTCAGGATAATATCTTAAAATCATGGATTGTACTAAAAACACTTGTCTAATCCTTTCACGGGCCTGTGTCTCTGTAGTGTCCCAGCCATGATGACCTGCTACTGCCCCTCCAGTCTTGAGATAAACCGGTGAAACAGCTCGAATAATATCTGGAGCTTCATAATGACGTATAAATCCTCCAGAAGATTTAGGATTTTCGGTGTGAACATCTATAGAGATATCTATAGCGTCCCTAAGCGATGCCAGCATATTAATTTGAAGATCCCTAACTGGATTAAATGAATCAGCCCCAATTTCTTCTAAAAGTTTGGCTGAAGCGGGATTTCCATGGCCAGTATGGGCGGATATCTTAAAGTGAACATCTTCTGGAATATCACCTTCTTTTCGCATTTGATTTAGGGTCCATAAAAGGCCCTCATCATAAACTACAATTCCCCTAACTCCTAGAGAAATTGCTCTTTTTACATCTTCAATAGCATATAAAAGATTATTATATCCTCTTAATCGATATCCAATCCTGGCCCCTTCTTTGGTTTGGGCAGAAGCACTGGTATCATAGACCGCTCTAGGCCCTACACTTAAAAAGAGTTCAAGTTTGGCTTCTCTTGCAAGATCCGTCATTTTTTCTATTTCAGAGTCCGTTAAAAGCATTATTCCTTTGGTCTGAGTAACCCGATGCACTAAGACCTGAAATTCATCCATGGCATCAATTAGAGATTCCATAGCAACTGGTTTTTGAATCCCCGGAACTTCGAATCTGTATTGGGCATCATCTTTAAATCTTTTATGAGATGTGTAATTACTATTAATATCCCCATTTATCCCGATTTTTTCTAAAAATGCCTTTGTATCTTTCAATATCCCACCGCCATTTAGTTTATTCAATTTAGGTATGAGATTTAATTAAAAGTGATTTAATAAATATATTAAGTTCAGTATTGTAATTAATTTATTTTAATTATATTAATTAGGAAATTGGATTTTTAATTATATATTATATAAAATATTTGGTTGTAATAATCCATCAAATAGTTCTATTAATATAAAATGTAAATGAAATTTATTTAGAGAGAATATTGGGGATTAAAAGATTTTAAGCATTTAATGAACATATTAACCTATTTTTCAACATTTATTAATAAGTGCCTAAAAGTAGTTATTTTTTTAAATCTATAATAAAATCTCTTATTTTAAGCAAAGGTATATGATCAATTGAATTTAGATTAAATGATTTAAAATCAGG includes:
- a CDS encoding fumarate hydratase, translating into MDLINKVKEAVIEASTTYRPDQIDAYEMALSKETNENAAWVLNILMENAKIAEAAKRPLCDDTGIPHVLIELGDDSELPVAFLKDIESGIELGLQKLPARPMAVKGNDIQRIEQTQGLFEDPGKLISPAILMDSIPGKQTKIHILMLGGGPEIRASTYRVFHKRDNRKVFEEVVTWFKSEVPMLGCTPCIPAVGIGRTHFEATSLMIKAMAYGNLNKQSEIENYITNSLNGTQVGPLGLGGGSTALGSFVKIGPQRASGVRIVSMRPCCCVEPRKALIKI
- a CDS encoding peptidase, which produces MKDTKAFLEKIGINGDINSNYTSHKRFKDDAQYRFEVPGIQKPVAMESLIDAMDEFQVLVHRVTQTKGIMLLTDSEIEKMTDLAREAKLELFLSVGPRAVYDTSASAQTKEGARIGYRLRGYNNLLYAIEDVKRAISLGVRGIVVYDEGLLWTLNQMRKEGDIPEDVHFKISAHTGHGNPASAKLLEEIGADSFNPVRDLQINMLASLRDAIDISIDVHTENPKSSGGFIRHYEAPDIIRAVSPVYLKTGGAVAGHHGWDTTETQARERIRQVFLVQSMILRYYPEAKMSGKGPSDLAIPVLR